GGTGCCCGGTGCAGAGATCTGCGCCGGGCACTTCTGTTTAACCCGGCGGCCGCGCCCGCTCTGGCCGCACCATCCGATCGTTGCTAGCGTGACGGCATGAGCCCGTCGAAGACCCCGGCCGAGACCCTCACAATCGCCGGGACAGAGGTCCGCATCTCAAGCCCCGACAAGATGGTGTTCCCGGAACCGGGGCTGACGAAGCTGGACCTGGTGCAGTATTACCTTTCCGTCGCGGAGGGCGCACTGCGCGGTGCAGGCGGGCGGCCGATGGTCCTCAAGCGTTTCCCCAAGGGCATCGGCGCCGAGCCGTTCTTCCAGAAGCGCGTGCCGGAGAACCACCCGGACTTCATTGACACGGCAACACTGCACTACGCATCCGGGACATCGGCCGAAGAGGCGGTCATCCGTGACGCCGCAGGCCTGGCCTGGGTGGTTAATCTCGGGTGCTTGGACCTCAACCCCCACCCTGTGCGCGCGGAGGACCTGGAGCACCCCGATGAGCTCCGCGTGGACCTCGATCCGATGCCGGGCGTGGACTGGTCTCAGATCGTCGACGTCGCCTATGTGGCGAGGGAGGTGCTCGATGACGTGGGCCTGGCGGGGTGGCCAAAGACCAGCGGATCGCGCGGGCTCCACATCCTGGTGCGCATCGCGCCGCAGTGGTCCTACCGTGACGTGCGGCTCGCCGCCGAGACCCTCGCCCGCGAGGTGGAAAGCCGCGCCCCGGGCCTGGCCACCGCGCGATGGTGGAAGGAGGAGCGCGGGGAGAGCGTGTTTGTGGACTTCAACCAGAACGCCAAAGACCGCACGGTGGCATCGGCCTACTCGGTCCGGCCCCTCCCCGATGCCCGGGTCTCCACGCCGCTGGCGTGGAATGAAGTCCGCTCCGCCCGGCCCGAAGAGTTCACGGTCCTTACAGTGCCCGGGCGCTTCGCTGCTATGGGCGACCCCCACGCGGGGATCGACGACGCCGTGGGGAACCTGGATGCACTCCTGGCTCTTGCTGCCGAGCTGGGAACCGCCGAGAAGGCGCCACGGGCCGGGGACGGCTCCGGCCGCCGGCAGTCCGTGATGCCGCTCATCGAAGTGGCCCGGACCAGGACCAAACCCGAGGCGCAGGCTGCCCTTGAGGAGTGGAAATCCCGGCATGCCGGCCTTGTCCAGGCCCTCCATCCCGCAGACGTCATGGTGGACGGGATGCGCGGATCGAGTTCGCTCTGGTACCGGGTGCGGGTGAACCTGCAGCATGTCCCGGAGGCGGAGCGCCCGGCTCAGGAGGACCTCATCGCGGACTACGATCCATGGGCTGGCAGGGAATGGCCGGGCCAGCCGGCGTCCTGACTGCGGTGCCGCCAGCCGCAAGGCCGTGACCAACTCTTATCCCAACCGGTACCTTCCCGGCATTCCCGTCCCAAAACCCCGGCCGTAACGTTAATCCACCGGACCGGACAAGGAGTGCGGTGGAGGCATGCCAGCAAGGTGGAATGCAGGAGAACGCAGGGCACGGCTGCGGGCAGCAGCAGCGGCCAGCCTCACGCTTCCGTTGTGGCTCGGCGCCTGTGCACTCCAGGACCCCCAGGAGTCGACCCGGGCGTCTTCCGTCCCGCAGGCACTCAACAGGAGCGCGCCGGCAGCAGCCCCGCAGTCCCTCACCCCCGCACCGCGGCCCCAGGATTCCGCGCCGTTGGAAGTACCGCCCACCCCCGCCGCACCCACGGACGAAACCGCATCCGGCCTCGCTGCCGGGCCGGGCGCGCCGAGTGCATCCCCCGCGGCAACCGGCAGTACCCCCGGGGACCGGCCAGCGGAAGCTTCGCTCCCCGCCGGCCCCGCAAAGGGCGAATCCAAGGCCGGCACGGTCACCGTTTACTACGTGCTCCTGGACGACGGCGGCAGGAACGGAGTGCGTTTCGGCTGCAATGACAGCCTGGTGGGCATAGCCCGCACCAGCCCTGCCGAAGAGGCGCTTCCTGCTGCCATCGGCGCGCTGCTGGACCCACCCGGCGACGTGCTGTCCAAGCATGAACCGGAGGCCTACAACGCCCTGTCCGGGTCGCGGCTGAAGTTCCTTTCGGGCAGCTTCGACGGCACCACTGTCACGGTGTATCTCGCCGGGGTCCTTCGGCCCGGGGGAACGTGCGATGTGCCCCGCATGGAAGCTCAGCTCACGCAAACTGCCGTGGCGGCCGCCGGCGCCGTCAGGGCAGAGATCTACGTGAACGGACGGACCCTGGCGGATGCCCTGGAGCTCGACTAGGGCGCTTTGCGCCTAGGGCGACTCCCGGCGTGACTCACAGATATACAATTGTTGCTTTTTAGGCAACAGTTCGCGCTATCCTGATGGTGTGAGCCACGAAACACTTGACGCCGCAGCAGGGACGCTGCCGGCCGAAGCCATTGATGCCATCGAGCGGGCGGCTACCTCCGCCCACCGCCATGAAGAACTGTTTTCAGAGCGGGCCGCGAATATCCGGCAGTCAGCCGTGAGGGATGTCTTTGACATCTCCATGCGTCCGGGCCTTGTCTCGCTCGCCGGCGGAAGTCCCTACCTGCAGTCCCTGCCGCTGGACCGGCTGGCCGCAACAGCCGCCAAAATCATCGCGGACGACGGGCTAACGGCACTGCAGTACAGCAGCGGGCAAGGGTCCGATGAGCTCCGCGCCCAGGTCTGCGAGGTGATGGCGGCCGAAGGCATCCTGGATGCCCTGCCGCAGAACGTGGTGATCACCGCCGGTTCGCAGTCCGCGCAGGATGTGGCCACCAAAGTCTTCTGCAATCCGGGCGACGTGGTTCTCGTGGAGGATCCCACCTACGTGGGTGCACTCAACACATTCGAGGCGTACCAGGTGCAGGTTGAAACCGTGGGGATGGACCAGTCCGGCCTGGTGCCGGAACTGCTGGAGGCGCGTATTGCCGCGCTCCAAACGGCCGGAAAAAACATCAAGTTCCTGTACACCATCCCCAGCTTCAACAACCCCTCGGGGATAACGCTCGCAAAGGAGCGGCGCCAGCAGGTGGTGGACATATGCCGCAACGCGAATATCCTGGTGATCGAGGACAACCCCTACGGCCTGCTCCGCTTCAGCGGTGAGCCACTGAAGCCGCTCCGCGCAGAAAACCCGGACGACGTCATCTACATGGGTTCCTTCTCCAAGATTTTCGCCCCCGGACTGCGGATCGGCTGGGCCTTGGTTCCCGAACACCTGCAGCGCCGGTACTACCTGGCGGCCGAAGCCGTGACGCTGTGTCCGCCGGCCTTCAACCAGATGCTGGTCTCAGCGTACCTCCGCGAGTACGACTGGAGGGGCCAGATCCAGACCTACCGCGAGCTGTACGCCGAACGCTGCACCGCCATGCTCGCCGCCCTGGCCCGGGACATGCCGGCTGGAACCACCTGGACCAGCCCCGAGGGCGGCTTCTTCGTGTGGGTGACCCTCCCGGAGGGAGTGGACACTTATCCCCTGCTGCACAAGGCGATCGACGCCGGAGTGGTGTTCATCCCGGGGGCCGCCTTCACGCCGTCGGACGAACCGTCCAACAAGCTGCGCCTGGCCTTCAGCGCCGTGCCCCCGGAAGCCATCGCCGAAGGCGTGCGCCGCCTGGCGCCGGTGCTGCGGGAAGCCATCGCCGCGCTGTAGCCTTGGCCTGACCAGCGCCATTGAAACCAAGCAAAGGAGCACACATGAGCGGAATCATCGTTGTAGGGGTGGACGGCAGCGGGACGGCAAAGAAGGCAGCCGAAGCGGCGCGGGACCTCGCCGCGGCCCTCGGAGCCTCCCTCCATGTGGTGTCCGCCTTCGACAGCGACAAGACCGAGGTGTTCGGCAGCGGCAGTGACCGGTGGATCGTGTCCGACGCCGATGCCGCCGAGCACGTGGCACGGACAGTTGCAGAATCGCTGGGCAGGGACATCAAGGTGACGTACTCCGCCGCCCGCGGCAGGCCGGCCGACGCCCTCATCAAGGAGGCCCTGCGGATGGAAGCCCGGATCATCGTGGTGGGAAACCGCAGGATGCACGGTATTGGCCGCGTGCTTGGCAGCGTAGCCAACAGCGTTGCCCACAACGCCCCCTGCGACGTATACATCGCCAACACGTACGACGCCGACTAGCAAGGCTCCGCGGACACCATGCGGGAGCCACGCCCCTGCATGGTGTCCGTTCTCACGCCCGAAAGCGCCCTTCCGGCGCTGCCCCGACGATAAAATTGGATAAGCCCCCAACGGTGCGGACACCCACTACCACCACCATCAAGGGGCCCCGATGATTACCCTCCAGCGCCGCCATCTCGCAGGCCACGACATCCTCCTGGCCCGCCACGGCAACCACATCTGCTCCATGCGGGTTGACCGCAGCAATGACCGGGTAGTTGCCTTGCTGGACGACGGCAGCGTGGACAGCGCGCCGAACCTCATCGCTCCCGGCCTGAGGCATCCCGAGACCGTGGGCAGCGTATTGCGGGAGGACTGGAAGCTCCTTACGGCCTGGGCCGGCATGGCAGCGGCCATGGCTTTACTCATGACGGGTGCAGCAGTGGTTCTTGGTACCACGGCAGACCCTGCCGCTTTCGAAATATTCGCCGCGTACACCTCCTACTAAGGAGCGAACCCACCTCCTGCCGGGTTGCTTGGCTAAGGCACCATCCAGCCCTTGAGGGCCCACCAGATCCCGCCCATCACCACGCCGCCAAAGAGCGAGCCGGCTATTACCTGTGCACGGGAATGCGCGCGCAGCACCACACGGGACCAGCCCACGGCGGGCACCAGGAGCAGTAGCGGAAGCCACGCCGGCCCAAGCATGAGCACGGCGATCACGGCTGAAGAGGACATCGCCGCCGCGTGCCCGCTGATCTTCCAGAACGGGCTAACGGCCGCCAGCACCACCACCCCCGCCACCACGGCAAGGACCATTGCCACCACGCTTTGCGGCGCCCCCGCGGCGTCCAGCACCAGGAGCCCGGCCAGGATGCAGGCCAGCGCCATCAGCAGCACAGGCGCACGCTGCCGGCGGTCGCTGACGTGGTGGTCCGTCACCTTCCCCATCCGTACAAGCAGGAGCAGCAGGAACAGCGGGAGCACACAGACAAACAGGGCGGCCAGCGCTCCGTAGCCAATGGTTCCGGGGAACCCCGGCTGCGTCATGGGGCTGATCAGCAACTGGATGCCCACCACCACGGGTGGCTGGAACACCTCCGTCAGCCATCTCGCGACCCGGTTTTTCAGCCGGATGGCGCGGCTGCTGTTGGCGGCCACAGTGCTGTCCTAGTCCAGGAGGAGCGCCGGTTCCTCCAGGATGGCGGCGACGTCGGCCATAAAGCGGGCGGAGAGATCGCCGTCAACCACGCGGTGGTCGAATGATCCGCCAAGCGTCGTGATCCAGCGCGGGATCACTTCCCCGTCCAGGACCCAGGGCTTCTGCTTGATGGTTCCGAAGGCAACGATGGCAACCTCGCCCGGATTGATGATGGGAGTGCCGGTATCAATCCCGAGGGCACCGATGTTGGTGATGGTGAGCGTGCCGCCCTGCATCTCGGCGGGCTGGGTTTTGCCGGCCCTGGCGGTGACGGCCAGGTTGTTGAGCGCAAGCGCCAGTTCCTTCAGGGACAGGTCCTGGGCGTTCTTGATGTTCGGCACCATTAGCCCGCGGGGTGTGGCCGCCGCAATGCCCAGGTTCATGTAGTGCTTTACCTGGATCTCGGCGCCGCCGGCTCCGTCCGCGTTGTCCACCCACGTGGCATTGACGCTGGGGTTCCGCGCTGCCGCCCAGATCACGGCCTTGGCAAGGATAAGCAGCGGCGAGACTTTGATGCCCTCAAAATCCCGGGACGCCTTGAGCCGCTTGACGAATTCCATGGTGCGGCTGGCATCAACGTCGACGAAAATACTGACGTGCGGCGCCGCAAACGCGGAATCCACCATGGCCTTCGCCGTGGCTTTCCGGACGCCCTTGACGGGAATCCGTTCGATCCTCTGGTCCTGCGGCTTGCCGGCCTTCCCCCAGAACCCGTCCGCCTTGTCCAGTTCCGCGTCCCGCTGGGCCTGGTAGCTGACCAGGTCCTCCCGCGTGACCTCGCCGCGTGATCCGGTTGCCACCACGTCCGCCAGGTCAATGCCCAGGTCCCGGGCGATCTTGCGGACCGGAGGCTTCGCCAGCACGCGGTTGACGAGGCCTGTGATGGTGCCTCCCAGGGTGGGGCGGTTGTCGGCGGCGGCGTCCTGGCTGGTGCCGGGCGCCGCCGCATCCTGGATTTCCGCCGTCGAATGCGGCTGCACAGGCTCAACCTCGGGGGCGTTCGCCGTAAAGGCGGCAGCCGGCGACGCCTTCCGCGGCCTGCGCTTCACGGCGTCGGCCTTGGGCCCCGAACCCACCAGTGGACCGCCGGCCAGGGCACTGTCCTGCGTGCCGGCGTCGGACGCTGCCCCGTCCCCGGCAGGAAGCTTGCCGTACAGCGGCTGCACGGGCATCTCCGGGGCGCGGGTATCCGCGGGGGTCGGGTCCCCGGCAACATCATCGCTGACGCTGATGATGGCGGTGCCGACGTCGATGGTCACGCCTTCAGGGACCAGCAGTTCAGTGACGGTTCCCGCAAAAGGGGAGGGCAATTCCACGAGGGACTTGGCCGTTTCGATTTCGCAGAGGACGTCGTTGATGGCGACGGCGTCGCCCGGCTTGACCTTCCAGGAGACGATTTCGGCCTCGGTGAGTCCCTCGCCGACGTCGGGCAGGTTGAACTTGTTGAGAGTCATGGTGTCCTCGGTTGGAAAGCCTCAGTAGGAGAGGGCGCGGTCCAGCGCCTCCAGGATGCGGTCAATGTCCGGAAGGTAGTCTTCCTCCACCTTGGCAACCGGATAGGGCATGTGGAATCCGCCGACGCGGATCACAGGGGCCTCCAGTGAATGGAAGGCACGCTCGCTGATCCTGGCCGCGATCTCACCGCCGATGCCGCCGAACGTGGGTGCCTCATGTGCCACGATCAGCCGTCCGGTCTTCTGCACCGAGGCCGTGACGGTATCGAAGTCCAGCGGCGAGATGGACCGGAGGTCGATTACCTCCACGCTGTGGCCGTCCTCCTCCGCTGCGTTGGCGGCGGCAAGGGCAACCGGGACCAGCGGGCCGTACGCAACCACAGTTGCGTCCGTGCCGCTGCGGAGGACGTGGGCCTTGAAGGGATCGCCCGCCCGGCCCGGCGCCTGCACGTCCACCTCGCCCTTGAGCCAGTACCGGCGCTTGGGCTCGAAAATGATGACGGGATCCTGGCACTCCACGGCCTGCTGGACCATCCAGTACGCGTCATGCGCATTGGACGGCGTGATGATGCGCAGGCCTGCAGTGTGCGCGAACAGTGCCTCCGGGGACTCCGAGTGGTGCTCAACCGAACCGATTCCGCCGCCGTACGGGATGCGGATGACCACCGGGACCGTGAGGTTGCCGTTGCTGCGGGCGTGCATCTTGGCCAGCTGGGTGGTGATCTGGTTGAAACCGGGGAAGACGAACCCGTCGAACTGGATCTCGCAGACGGGGCTGTACCCGCGCAGGGCCAGGCCGATGGCGGTGCCGATGATCCCGGATTCGGCCAGTGGGGTATCCACCACGCGGTCCGGGCCGAACTCGCCGATCAGTCCGTCGGTCACCCTGTAGACCCCGCCCAGGGGCCCGATGTCTTCACCCATCAGCAGTGATTTGGGGTTTTGCGTGAGGGTTGCGCGGAGGCCTTCGTTGATGGCCTTGGCAATAGTCATGGTGGTCATCAGAGGCCTGCCTTTGCTGCTGCCTGCGCCGTTTCTTCGCCAGGCTCACCGGCCGCGAACCCCGCGCTGTATTCCTCAAACCATGCAAGCTCCTCCGCCACCAGGGGGTGGGCTTCGGCGTAGGTATTGGCGAAGGCAGAGCGGATGTCAGGTGTCTCGAGGTCGTGGGTGGTGCGCCGGACGTAGGCGGCAAGCTCATCGCCGTCGGCCTTTACCTTCGCGAAGAAGGCGTCGTCGGCCAGGCCTTCCGAGCGGAGGTATTTCTCCACGCGCGCCAGGGGGTCCTTGGCCCGCCAGGCGTCTTCTTCCGACGACTGGCGGT
The Arthrobacter sp. PGP41 genome window above contains:
- the ligD gene encoding non-homologous end-joining DNA ligase, encoding MSPSKTPAETLTIAGTEVRISSPDKMVFPEPGLTKLDLVQYYLSVAEGALRGAGGRPMVLKRFPKGIGAEPFFQKRVPENHPDFIDTATLHYASGTSAEEAVIRDAAGLAWVVNLGCLDLNPHPVRAEDLEHPDELRVDLDPMPGVDWSQIVDVAYVAREVLDDVGLAGWPKTSGSRGLHILVRIAPQWSYRDVRLAAETLAREVESRAPGLATARWWKEERGESVFVDFNQNAKDRTVASAYSVRPLPDARVSTPLAWNEVRSARPEEFTVLTVPGRFAAMGDPHAGIDDAVGNLDALLALAAELGTAEKAPRAGDGSGRRQSVMPLIEVARTRTKPEAQAALEEWKSRHAGLVQALHPADVMVDGMRGSSSLWYRVRVNLQHVPEAERPAQEDLIADYDPWAGREWPGQPAS
- a CDS encoding aminotransferase-like domain-containing protein, producing the protein MSHETLDAAAGTLPAEAIDAIERAATSAHRHEELFSERAANIRQSAVRDVFDISMRPGLVSLAGGSPYLQSLPLDRLAATAAKIIADDGLTALQYSSGQGSDELRAQVCEVMAAEGILDALPQNVVITAGSQSAQDVATKVFCNPGDVVLVEDPTYVGALNTFEAYQVQVETVGMDQSGLVPELLEARIAALQTAGKNIKFLYTIPSFNNPSGITLAKERRQQVVDICRNANILVIEDNPYGLLRFSGEPLKPLRAENPDDVIYMGSFSKIFAPGLRIGWALVPEHLQRRYYLAAEAVTLCPPAFNQMLVSAYLREYDWRGQIQTYRELYAERCTAMLAALARDMPAGTTWTSPEGGFFVWVTLPEGVDTYPLLHKAIDAGVVFIPGAAFTPSDEPSNKLRLAFSAVPPEAIAEGVRRLAPVLREAIAAL
- a CDS encoding universal stress protein; amino-acid sequence: MSGIIVVGVDGSGTAKKAAEAARDLAAALGASLHVVSAFDSDKTEVFGSGSDRWIVSDADAAEHVARTVAESLGRDIKVTYSAARGRPADALIKEALRMEARIIVVGNRRMHGIGRVLGSVANSVAHNAPCDVYIANTYDAD
- a CDS encoding phosphatase PAP2 family protein, encoding MAANSSRAIRLKNRVARWLTEVFQPPVVVGIQLLISPMTQPGFPGTIGYGALAALFVCVLPLFLLLLLVRMGKVTDHHVSDRRQRAPVLLMALACILAGLLVLDAAGAPQSVVAMVLAVVAGVVVLAAVSPFWKISGHAAAMSSSAVIAVLMLGPAWLPLLLLVPAVGWSRVVLRAHSRAQVIAGSLFGGVVMGGIWWALKGWMVP
- a CDS encoding dihydrolipoamide acetyltransferase family protein, coding for MTLNKFNLPDVGEGLTEAEIVSWKVKPGDAVAINDVLCEIETAKSLVELPSPFAGTVTELLVPEGVTIDVGTAIISVSDDVAGDPTPADTRAPEMPVQPLYGKLPAGDGAASDAGTQDSALAGGPLVGSGPKADAVKRRPRKASPAAAFTANAPEVEPVQPHSTAEIQDAAAPGTSQDAAADNRPTLGGTITGLVNRVLAKPPVRKIARDLGIDLADVVATGSRGEVTREDLVSYQAQRDAELDKADGFWGKAGKPQDQRIERIPVKGVRKATAKAMVDSAFAAPHVSIFVDVDASRTMEFVKRLKASRDFEGIKVSPLLILAKAVIWAAARNPSVNATWVDNADGAGGAEIQVKHYMNLGIAAATPRGLMVPNIKNAQDLSLKELALALNNLAVTARAGKTQPAEMQGGTLTITNIGALGIDTGTPIINPGEVAIVAFGTIKQKPWVLDGEVIPRWITTLGGSFDHRVVDGDLSARFMADVAAILEEPALLLD
- a CDS encoding alpha-ketoacid dehydrogenase subunit beta → MTTMTIAKAINEGLRATLTQNPKSLLMGEDIGPLGGVYRVTDGLIGEFGPDRVVDTPLAESGIIGTAIGLALRGYSPVCEIQFDGFVFPGFNQITTQLAKMHARSNGNLTVPVVIRIPYGGGIGSVEHHSESPEALFAHTAGLRIITPSNAHDAYWMVQQAVECQDPVIIFEPKRRYWLKGEVDVQAPGRAGDPFKAHVLRSGTDATVVAYGPLVPVALAAANAAEEDGHSVEVIDLRSISPLDFDTVTASVQKTGRLIVAHEAPTFGGIGGEIAARISERAFHSLEAPVIRVGGFHMPYPVAKVEEDYLPDIDRILEALDRALSY